A genomic region of Melanotaenia boesemani isolate fMelBoe1 chromosome 21, fMelBoe1.pri, whole genome shotgun sequence contains the following coding sequences:
- the gpr142 gene encoding probable G-protein coupled receptor 142: MIDWSNATVSGHQELGLKPEELQKSKCVLGFIPVIYYSALLCVGVPVNILTAVALSRLASRTKKALYYYLLAVTGSDILSQLFIIFVGFLLETAVFHRDVPELLLHSVSAAEFAANHASIWSTVPLTVDRYVALCHPLLHRQISYPARTRKIIAGVLLLSLTSGVPFFWWSDMWRNSHPPTALDTVLIWTHVTIIYFLPCSIFLVLNSLIIHTLRVRQRQQPCQEERGPQRRLGKTTAMLLAITSVFSVLWAPRTAVVIYHLYVSSVHRDWRVHLAYDLSNMLAMLNTAVNFFLYCFVSKPFRSAVRDVVLLRGGPLYPHRAMPQQQAPNNASISSLYSGNNKRPQRDSTPLSPRRARKPS; the protein is encoded by the exons ATGATCGACTGGTCCAATGCGACAGTGTCCGGCCACCAGGAGCTGGGACTGAAACCTGAGGAGCTGCAGAAGTCCAAGTGTGTCCTCGGCTTCATTCCTGTCATCTACTACAGTGCTCTGCTCTGCGTAGGAGTACCAG taAACATCCTCACAGCAGTGGCCCTGTCTAGACTAGCGTCGCGCACCAAGAAAGCTCTGTACTACTACCTCTTGGCAGTGACAGGCTCAGATATTCTCTCCCAGCTCTTCATCATCTTCGTTGGCTTCCTGTTGGAGACGGCCGTTTTTCATCGGGATGTTCCTGAGCTCCTGCTGCACTCAGTTAGCGCTGCAGAGTTCGCTGCCAATCACGCCTCCATCTGGTCCACCGTGCCTCTCACCGTGGACCGCTATGTGGCGCTGTGCCACCCCCTCCTCCACCGCCAGATCAGCTACCCGGCTCGAACCAGGAAGATCATCGCAGGGGTGCTACTGTTGTCTCTCACATCAGGTGTTCCTTTCTTCTGGTGGTCAGACATGTGGAGGAACAGCCACCCACCCACAGCCCTGGACACCGTCCTCATATGGACACATGTGACCATCATCTACTTCttgccctgcagcatcttcTTAGTGTTGAACTCTTTGATAATACACACTCTGAGGGTAAGGCAGAGGCAGCAGCCCTGTCAGGAGGAGCGTGGACCACAACGAAGACTTGGTAAAACCACTGCTATGTTGCTGGCCATCACCTCTGTGTTCTCAGTTCTTTGGGCCCCCAGAACTGCAGTGGTCATCTACCACTTGTACGTGTCCTCAGTTCACCGAGACTGGCGCGTCCACTTGGCCTACGACCTGTCCAACATGCTGGCCATGCTCAACACGGCCGTCAACTTCTTCCTCTACTGCTTCGTCAGCAAGCCGTTTCGCAGCGCCGTGCGGGATGTTGTGCTTCTAAGGGGGGGGCCGCTGTACCCTCACCGTGCTATGCCACAACAGCAGGCCCCTAATAACGCCTCCATCTCCTCTCTGTACAGTGGGAACAACAAGCGCCCACAGAGGGACTCCACCCCCCTGTCACCTCGCAGGGCCAGAAAGCCCTCGTGA